A DNA window from Ornithodoros turicata isolate Travis chromosome 10, ASM3712646v1, whole genome shotgun sequence contains the following coding sequences:
- the LOC135370512 gene encoding uncharacterized protein LOC135370512 encodes MKIWFLEHHLEAIWPTMVFSPVLKMMMIVCSRRALCFTSKMRLSRHHQAMNQFVWYQMKMITGYHHQTVSIVIDPVSMSDLNCKYLLDDHRVPPPDSEYSYRSRYHA; translated from the exons ATGAAGATTTGGTTCCTAGAGCATCACTTGGAAGCAATATGGCCAACGATGGTG TTTTCTCCAgttttgaagatgatgatgatagtg TGTTCACGTCGAGCCCTGTGTTTTACTTCGAAGATG CGCCTGAGTCGCCACCACCAAGCT ATGAATCAGTTTGTGTGGTATCAAATGAAA ATGATCACagggtaccaccaccagacagtgagtatagttatagatcctgtttccatgtctgatcttaattgcaaatatcttttagatgaTCATCGGGTACCACCTCctgacagtgagtatagttatagatctcGTTACCATGcttga